In the Methanomassiliicoccales archaeon genome, one interval contains:
- the ahaC gene encoding ATP synthase A1 subunit C translates to MGIFRGKSGNYAYVCTRIKAKKSLLLTQDVYPKLLMMDLNEIGRFLGETQYHVEMAELASRYSGVDLIELGTSRNLARVYRQIIGFSRGELKEMICSYLARWDEWNIKTILRGKYAGATIEEIQEDLVPAGRLGEDALNNLLMKETVDEVLETLKTDEGIVFPDEVLAAYRESGTLEPIEEYLDKIFYSRLLATICPSTKPGKLFLAFVKKEIDVVNLRTLLKLKRESVSPDKCKDYFVEGGSELTMKELLSLASVENFDRLVEELARFSFYEDIKEGLRVARETGSLMQVTMELQKHLIKQAETFSHIYPISIIPVLDYIIRKKIEVDNIRIIARGKESGLDNEIIKNLLVI, encoded by the coding sequence ATGGGGATTTTCCGTGGGAAGAGTGGTAATTACGCATATGTCTGCACTAGAATTAAGGCCAAGAAAAGCCTTCTTCTCACGCAGGACGTCTATCCCAAGCTACTCATGATGGATCTGAATGAGATAGGCCGTTTCCTAGGGGAAACGCAATATCATGTGGAAATGGCAGAACTTGCCTCGAGGTATTCAGGAGTCGATCTCATTGAGCTAGGAACGAGCCGCAATCTTGCAAGGGTGTACAGGCAAATTATTGGATTTTCCAGAGGCGAACTCAAAGAAATGATTTGTAGTTATCTTGCCAGGTGGGACGAATGGAACATAAAAACAATTCTGCGAGGAAAATATGCTGGTGCGACTATCGAGGAAATACAGGAAGATCTCGTCCCAGCAGGAAGGCTTGGAGAAGATGCGCTTAATAATCTGCTTATGAAAGAAACTGTCGACGAAGTGCTCGAGACATTGAAAACTGATGAAGGTATCGTATTTCCAGATGAAGTGCTCGCCGCATACAGAGAATCTGGAACTCTAGAGCCGATCGAGGAATATCTCGATAAGATCTTCTATTCTCGTTTGCTTGCGACAATTTGTCCGAGCACTAAGCCAGGAAAGTTATTCTTAGCCTTTGTGAAAAAGGAAATCGATGTCGTAAACCTGAGGACGCTATTGAAGCTTAAACGCGAAAGCGTGTCGCCTGATAAATGCAAGGATTATTTCGTTGAGGGCGGCAGTGAACTAACAATGAAAGAACTCCTGAGCCTCGCCAGCGTTGAGAATTTTGACCGGCTCGTCGAAGAGCTCGCGAGATTTTCTTTCTACGAGGATATTAAAGAGGGTCTGCGTGTGGCTAGAGAAACCGGGTCCCTGATGCAGGTGACTATGGAGCTTCAGAAACACCTTATCAAGCAGGCTGAAACGTTTTCGCACATCTATCCTATATCGATTATCCCTGTACTTGATTACATCATTAGGAAGAAAATCGAAGTTGATAACATCAGGATCATTGCCCGGGGGAAAGAAAGCGGGCTTGATAATGAAATCATTAAGAATCTGCTGGTGATATGA
- a CDS encoding V-type ATP synthase subunit E family protein, translated as MALDAVIRDILAKAKSEAESLISSAEKESDSILKESEASIAQKRRVQEKQLEELTRRLVRQEVSSAELEAKKIVLNAKKEILDRTFSEVLDELFKMDRGNRARIYANILQKTRGVLADPKVYCPKGDASLLEGTVPRERVTEVDMEPGLIVESADGMLRLDFRFRTLLEDIWEREMKSVSAILFG; from the coding sequence ATGGCACTCGATGCAGTCATCAGGGATATCCTGGCAAAGGCGAAATCAGAGGCAGAAAGCCTGATCTCTAGTGCAGAAAAGGAAAGCGACTCGATTCTTAAAGAGTCTGAGGCATCGATAGCACAGAAGCGAAGGGTACAAGAGAAGCAGCTGGAAGAACTCACTAGGCGACTCGTACGGCAGGAGGTTTCGAGCGCTGAGCTGGAGGCAAAAAAGATCGTACTCAATGCGAAGAAGGAGATACTCGATCGCACCTTCAGTGAAGTGCTCGATGAACTCTTCAAAATGGATCGAGGAAATAGGGCGAGAATTTACGCAAACATACTACAGAAAACCAGGGGAGTGCTTGCAGATCCTAAGGTCTACTGCCCAAAAGGCGACGCATCGCTGCTTGAGGGTACCGTGCCGAGGGAAAGAGTCACTGAGGTAGATATGGAACCGGGGCTCATTGTCGAAAGCGCTGACGGAATGCTTCGACTCGATTTTAGATTCAGAACACTCCTCGAGGATATCTGGGAAAGGGAAATGAAGAGCGTGTCGGCAATCTTATTCGGGTGA
- a CDS encoding ATPase, whose product MAIEAGLIALGAGLAIGLAGLGAGLAEKDVGTAAVGAMAENEKLFGKGLILMVIPETIIIFGLVMAILLWVKM is encoded by the coding sequence ATGGCAATAGAAGCGGGACTAATCGCTTTGGGAGCCGGTCTAGCCATAGGCCTCGCTGGCCTTGGAGCCGGTCTCGCCGAAAAGGACGTAGGTACTGCAGCCGTCGGTGCTATGGCCGAGAATGAGAAACTCTTCGGCAAGGGCCTGATATTGATGGTCATTCCGGAGACTATAATCATTTTCGGTCTTGTCATGGCTATTCTACTATGGGTAAAGATGTAA
- a CDS encoding V-type ATP synthase subunit I, translating into MFLPEQMVKVLIVGSKDQLERTVDLLYELGCVHLIDFPSGEQGISLGSPLPSASDASQKLLRLRAIKKDLGIDELRAAEPIAVDVIAEQLDKTIESLHSEISDVMESKKKIEIRLGELEQERRNLEPFASLPLELDHYRGYKSIAVMTGYVRTDPEGVLREALHKFELFTSEDKKFVALFVAREEADEAQRILVQHGFSEVPVPHGSGAPSKRLATILDEEKILRENLGFLLAKLDELKEKHALLALAIEEHLSIIVEKSETPLRVGATKHSFIAEAWVPEKDFEKLEKTLQQHLGDRIYVETLARVERKVHKEEIKDDRNEETPVKVENPKPVNLFEYLVELISLPKYNELDPTPMISIFFPMFFGLMVGDVGYGIPFVILGYLGLKKCVSNEWRTIATMLFFGGIFTIIFGLFLFGEAFGLHFAPSAHGEVTWSSLLGIEIPHHIELGAISIPIGIYSKLHDVKMLLYITIWIGIAHLLIGYILGFVNVTIRHGLKHAIFEKLSWLLILIGLVMVALFLLDVLILGKPMDFMDVRMFAGLGLLVCGMAIGFKGEGANVVLEIPGLLSNIMSYSRLAAIGMSKAGMALAFNAIAIEMIAPAGGVMIAVAFVIFAIGHLMIFILAIISAGLHGIRLQYVEFFTKFYEGGGVKFNPLRIRRKYTKEV; encoded by the coding sequence ATGTTTCTGCCAGAGCAAATGGTTAAGGTTCTTATCGTCGGCAGTAAGGATCAATTAGAAAGAACAGTCGATCTGCTTTATGAACTCGGATGCGTTCATTTGATTGATTTTCCATCCGGTGAACAAGGGATCAGTCTCGGCTCTCCATTGCCGTCAGCCTCAGACGCATCGCAAAAACTTTTGCGATTAAGAGCGATAAAAAAGGACCTCGGAATAGATGAGCTGAGGGCCGCTGAACCTATCGCAGTTGATGTGATTGCAGAACAACTTGACAAGACCATTGAATCATTGCATTCCGAAATATCAGATGTCATGGAGTCAAAGAAGAAGATTGAGATACGTTTAGGAGAGCTGGAACAAGAACGGAGGAATCTTGAGCCTTTTGCATCACTGCCTCTTGAACTAGATCATTATAGAGGATACAAGTCTATTGCCGTAATGACGGGATATGTGAGAACAGATCCCGAAGGCGTTCTGAGAGAAGCACTTCATAAATTTGAATTATTTACGAGCGAGGACAAGAAATTCGTTGCTTTATTCGTAGCAAGGGAGGAAGCCGATGAGGCGCAGCGCATCCTAGTCCAGCATGGTTTCTCGGAAGTACCCGTTCCGCATGGAAGTGGCGCTCCAAGCAAGCGGTTAGCGACAATCCTCGACGAGGAGAAAATTCTCAGAGAGAATCTCGGTTTCCTTCTGGCGAAGCTCGACGAACTCAAGGAAAAACACGCCCTGCTGGCGTTAGCTATTGAAGAACATCTCAGTATAATCGTGGAAAAGTCCGAGACACCTTTGCGGGTTGGCGCCACTAAACATTCGTTTATAGCGGAAGCCTGGGTGCCGGAGAAGGATTTCGAGAAATTAGAAAAAACACTTCAACAACACCTTGGCGATCGAATTTACGTGGAGACCCTGGCGAGGGTTGAAAGGAAAGTGCATAAAGAAGAAATCAAAGACGATCGGAACGAAGAAACCCCGGTTAAAGTCGAAAACCCCAAACCCGTTAATCTGTTCGAATATCTCGTTGAGCTCATTTCTCTACCAAAATACAACGAGCTGGATCCGACGCCGATGATCTCAATATTCTTTCCTATGTTCTTTGGTCTTATGGTCGGAGATGTGGGATACGGCATTCCATTTGTAATCCTCGGCTACCTGGGGCTGAAGAAATGCGTTAGTAATGAATGGCGAACCATCGCGACGATGCTATTCTTTGGTGGTATATTCACAATCATCTTTGGGTTATTCCTCTTTGGCGAGGCTTTCGGTTTGCATTTTGCACCGAGTGCCCACGGTGAGGTGACTTGGTCAAGCCTGCTGGGAATAGAAATCCCGCATCACATTGAACTGGGCGCGATATCGATCCCCATTGGAATTTACAGCAAGCTTCATGATGTGAAAATGCTCCTCTATATAACCATCTGGATTGGAATTGCCCATCTGTTAATCGGATACATTTTGGGGTTTGTGAATGTTACGATTAGGCACGGATTAAAGCATGCAATATTCGAGAAACTCAGTTGGCTTTTGATTCTAATAGGTTTGGTGATGGTCGCCCTTTTCCTCCTTGACGTCCTCATCCTGGGGAAACCAATGGACTTCATGGATGTGAGGATGTTTGCTGGCCTCGGTTTACTCGTATGCGGGATGGCCATTGGATTCAAAGGGGAAGGTGCGAATGTTGTATTAGAAATCCCTGGTCTTCTCAGCAATATAATGTCCTATTCAAGATTGGCCGCCATAGGAATGTCCAAGGCTGGGATGGCACTTGCGTTCAACGCGATAGCCATTGAAATGATTGCCCCAGCAGGCGGAGTGATGATTGCGGTTGCATTCGTCATCTTTGCAATCGGTCATTTGATGATTTTTATACTTGCAATCATATCGGCAGGACTGCACGGTATAAGATTGCAGTATGTGGAGTTCTTCACGAAGTTCTATGAAGGCGGAGGAGTTAAATTCAATCCGTTGAGAATACGAAGGAAATACACAAAGGAGGTGTGA